A DNA window from Massilia putida contains the following coding sequences:
- a CDS encoding right-handed parallel beta-helix repeat-containing protein codes for MLNRFIGAAACVAAFPACAATYYVAPAGSDAAAGTEAAPWQSFAHAQAVAQPGDTVYFRGGRYVYTHATAGCASRRATVSGIVLDKSGTENRPIRYWAYPGETPVFDFAGMKDDCRVKGIEVVADWIHLKGLEITGAPQQPENRLNHESWGVWINGNHDVFEQLDLHHNMGPGLFIKDGGWNLVLNSDSHHNYDPYTSNGAGQSADGFGAHVSAGHPGNVFRGCRAWANTDDGFDLINAYSPVTVEYSWAWQHGYLPGTHTPLDAGNGNGIKAGGYGGKYVPDGVVHVVRYSVAFDNKVSGFYANHHPLALDFFHNTAFGNAVDFNMLGVAPDGSPVYLGRLRDNLAYPSGARLKVAGADSADNSWDLGLALTPADFESVATTGWDAPRKPDGSLPDVPMFHPTACSAAAGLGAFPAGVRRFAFGPGPAPAGYTRVDGVYTAARGYGFEPGSRPDGARPYYFSVALPEGNYAVTVTLGDDNAAATTTVKSELRRLMLENVQTRPGEIVTKTFDVNVRTPAIAAVDGVAAGEVKLKAPRETVEEAWNWDAHLTLEINGTRPAVRTIAIAPAAVPTLFLLGDSTVCDQPAEPYNSWGQMLPRFFKPGIAVANHGESGETYRDSLARRRLDKILSVMKPGDMVVMQFGHNDQKQIKDGKGGPFTTYKAEIKAHVAAIRAHGGLPVIVSPMERRGFDAGGHVIPSLKDYADAARQSAHELGVPFIDLNAMSKTLYEALGPEGSTAAFAEPAPGRLDNTHHDSYGSYELARAVVLGLRQARVPAAAFIVDGFDFDPAHPDPVATFAVPPSPHRTERRPLGDEGHNEGSE; via the coding sequence TTGCTGAATCGTTTCATCGGCGCGGCGGCCTGCGTTGCGGCCTTCCCGGCCTGCGCCGCGACCTATTATGTGGCACCGGCGGGCAGCGACGCCGCGGCCGGCACCGAGGCCGCGCCCTGGCAATCGTTCGCGCACGCGCAGGCCGTCGCGCAGCCCGGCGACACCGTCTACTTCCGCGGCGGCCGCTACGTCTACACGCATGCGACGGCGGGCTGCGCGTCGCGCCGCGCGACCGTGTCCGGCATCGTCCTCGACAAGAGCGGCACGGAGAACCGGCCGATCCGCTACTGGGCCTATCCGGGCGAGACGCCCGTGTTCGATTTCGCCGGCATGAAGGACGATTGCCGCGTGAAGGGCATCGAGGTCGTCGCCGACTGGATTCATTTGAAAGGCCTGGAGATCACGGGCGCGCCGCAGCAGCCGGAGAATCGCCTGAACCACGAATCGTGGGGCGTGTGGATCAACGGGAACCACGATGTCTTCGAACAGCTCGATCTGCACCACAATATGGGGCCCGGCCTGTTCATCAAGGACGGCGGCTGGAACCTCGTGCTGAACAGCGACTCGCACCACAACTACGACCCGTACACGTCGAACGGTGCGGGCCAGAGCGCGGACGGCTTCGGCGCCCACGTCAGCGCGGGCCATCCGGGCAACGTCTTCCGCGGCTGCCGCGCGTGGGCCAACACGGACGACGGCTTCGACCTGATCAACGCGTATTCTCCCGTGACGGTCGAGTATTCCTGGGCCTGGCAGCACGGCTATCTGCCGGGCACGCACACGCCTTTGGACGCGGGCAACGGCAACGGCATCAAGGCCGGCGGCTACGGCGGCAAATATGTCCCCGACGGCGTGGTTCACGTCGTGCGCTATTCGGTCGCCTTCGACAACAAGGTATCCGGCTTCTATGCGAACCATCACCCGCTGGCGCTGGACTTCTTCCACAACACGGCGTTCGGCAATGCCGTCGACTTCAATATGCTGGGCGTCGCGCCGGACGGCAGTCCGGTCTACCTGGGCCGGCTGCGCGACAACCTCGCCTACCCGTCGGGCGCCCGGTTGAAGGTGGCGGGCGCGGACAGCGCGGACAATTCCTGGGACCTGGGCCTGGCCTTGACGCCGGCGGATTTCGAGAGCGTCGCGACGACCGGCTGGGACGCGCCGCGCAAGCCGGACGGCAGCCTGCCCGACGTGCCCATGTTCCATCCGACAGCGTGCAGCGCGGCCGCCGGCCTGGGCGCGTTCCCGGCCGGCGTCCGGCGATTCGCGTTCGGCCCCGGCCCGGCGCCGGCCGGCTACACGCGCGTCGACGGCGTGTACACGGCCGCACGCGGCTACGGCTTCGAGCCCGGCAGCCGGCCGGACGGCGCCCGTCCGTACTACTTCTCGGTCGCTCTCCCGGAAGGCAATTACGCGGTGACGGTCACGCTGGGCGACGACAACGCCGCCGCCACGACGACCGTGAAATCCGAGCTGCGCCGCCTGATGCTGGAAAACGTGCAGACGCGACCCGGCGAGATCGTGACCAAGACGTTCGACGTCAACGTGCGCACACCGGCGATCGCCGCCGTGGATGGCGTCGCGGCCGGCGAGGTAAAACTGAAGGCGCCGCGCGAAACGGTCGAGGAAGCGTGGAACTGGGATGCTCACCTGACGCTGGAAATCAACGGCACGCGCCCGGCCGTGCGTACGATCGCGATTGCGCCCGCCGCCGTGCCGACGTTATTCCTGCTGGGCGATTCGACGGTGTGCGACCAGCCGGCGGAGCCCTACAACAGCTGGGGCCAGATGCTGCCGCGCTTCTTCAAGCCGGGCATCGCCGTCGCCAACCACGGCGAATCGGGCGAGACCTACCGCGACTCGCTCGCGCGCCGGCGCCTCGACAAGATTCTCAGCGTGATGAAGCCGGGCGACATGGTCGTCATGCAGTTCGGCCACAACGACCAGAAGCAGATCAAGGATGGCAAGGGCGGACCGTTCACGACGTACAAGGCGGAGATCAAGGCGCACGTGGCCGCCATCCGCGCGCACGGCGGCCTGCCCGTGATCGTCTCGCCGATGGAGCGCCGCGGCTTCGACGCGGGCGGCCACGTGATCCCGTCGCTCAAGGATTATGCGGACGCCGCGCGGCAGTCCGCGCACGAGCTGGGCGTGCCGTTCATCGACCTGAACGCGATGAGCAAGACACTCTATGAAGCCCTCGGGCCGGAAGGTTCGACAGCCGCGTTCGCGGAACCGGCGCCGGGCCGGCTGGACAACACCCACCACGACAGCTACGGCAGCTACGAGCTGGCGCGGGCCGTCGTGCTGGGCCTGCGCCAGGCACGCGTGCCGGCGGCCGCGTTCATCGTCGACGGTTTCGATTTCGATCCCGCCCATCCGGACCCGGTCGCGACCTTCGCCGTGCCCCCGAGCCCGCACCGCACCGAACGGCGCCCGCTCGGCGACGAGGGGCACAACGAGGGGAGCGAATGA
- a CDS encoding glycoside hydrolase family 43 protein — translation MRRRAALAALAAGALAGCASRAPARSGDAYLFAYFIGNGEDGLHLAGSRDGYRWDALNGGRSFLVPTVGKAQLLRDPCILRGPDGIYRMVWTSGWNETGIGYASSHDLVHWSPQRELPVMAHEPTTLNAWAPEIAWDDRRGEYLIFWSSTIPGRFPASEAAGDSTADGGGANKYNHRIYATTTRDFVTFTPTRLFYDPGFSVIDATFVRTTRGDWLLVKDETRHPPRKYLQLARAAGLQGPFAPPGAPITPADLWTEGPTALQVGDDVIVYYDAYTAKHYGALRSRDLVHWEDVTARMRFPDEGTARRMRHGTALRVPADLLDVLRAR, via the coding sequence ATGAGGCGGCGCGCGGCGTTGGCCGCGCTCGCGGCAGGCGCGCTGGCAGGCTGCGCGAGCCGCGCGCCGGCACGCTCCGGCGACGCCTACCTCTTCGCCTACTTCATCGGCAACGGCGAAGACGGCCTGCACCTGGCCGGCAGCCGCGACGGCTACCGCTGGGACGCGCTGAACGGCGGCCGCAGCTTCCTCGTGCCCACGGTCGGCAAGGCGCAGCTGTTGCGCGACCCGTGCATCCTGCGCGGCCCGGACGGGATCTACCGCATGGTGTGGACGAGCGGGTGGAACGAGACAGGCATCGGCTACGCGTCATCGCACGACCTCGTGCACTGGTCGCCGCAGCGCGAACTGCCCGTGATGGCGCACGAACCGACGACGCTGAACGCATGGGCGCCGGAAATCGCCTGGGACGACCGGCGCGGCGAATACCTGATCTTCTGGTCGTCGACGATCCCCGGCCGCTTTCCGGCGTCCGAGGCCGCCGGCGACAGCACGGCTGACGGCGGGGGCGCGAACAAGTACAACCACCGCATCTACGCGACGACGACGCGCGACTTCGTCACGTTCACGCCCACGCGCCTGTTCTACGATCCGGGCTTTTCCGTCATCGACGCCACGTTCGTCCGCACGACACGGGGCGACTGGCTGCTCGTGAAGGACGAGACCCGCCACCCGCCCCGCAAATACCTGCAGCTGGCGCGCGCAGCCGGCCTGCAGGGGCCGTTCGCGCCGCCGGGCGCGCCGATCACGCCCGCGGACCTGTGGACGGAAGGGCCGACGGCGCTGCAGGTGGGCGACGACGTCATCGTGTACTACGACGCTTACACGGCGAAGCACTACGGCGCGCTGCGCTCGCGCGACCTCGTGCATTGGGAAGACGTGACGGCGCGGATGCGGTTCCCGGACGAAGGCACGGCAAGGCGCATGCGGCACGGGACGGCGCTGCGGGTGCCGGCCGACCTGCTCGACGTGCTGCGCGCACGCTGA
- a CDS encoding DUF2382 domain-containing protein yields the protein MNPSEPDQEKQELVRVPVVREEAWVEKRIVDTGRGVRIHKTVAEHPCRIDERLLRDDVQVNHVPVDRIVPLDQAPATRYEGDTLVIPILEEVLVVERRLRIKEELHITRTRHEERHVDTVVLKSEQVSVERFDERGDTTPT from the coding sequence ATGAACCCATCAGAACCCGATCAGGAAAAACAGGAGCTCGTGCGGGTTCCCGTTGTCCGCGAGGAGGCGTGGGTCGAGAAACGGATCGTCGATACGGGACGCGGCGTACGCATCCATAAGACCGTCGCCGAACATCCGTGCCGGATCGACGAGCGCCTGCTGCGCGACGATGTACAGGTCAACCATGTGCCGGTGGACCGCATCGTCCCGCTCGACCAGGCCCCCGCGACCCGCTACGAAGGGGATACGCTCGTGATACCGATCCTCGAGGAAGTGCTGGTCGTCGAACGGCGCCTGCGCATCAAGGAAGAGCTCCACATCACCCGCACCCGCCACGAAGAACGCCACGTCGACACCGTCGTGCTCAAGTCCGAGCAGGTCAGCGTGGAACGCTTCGACGAGCGCGGCGACACCACACCCACGTGA
- a CDS encoding DUF2382 domain-containing protein, with protein MQHTLVAVFDNRTDAQSAMDELLASGFTRDNVNLSSADLAGTTTTTGATLGTTHEAHEEGVGASIKHFFENLFGADHDEHATRYSNAVTGGQHVLTLTTDSEPEVERAADLIERFGPVDIDERHDLSGNAASLGAGAYQPATSPSVSTGSMQSGTQAGNLSGNLSGNLSDNPSGNLSGNLSDSRTDSLQRETAAQPTGNAAIPVVREEVQVGKRLVERGGVRVFSRVVETPVNETVNLREEHVSVERRPVDQPINPADATAFNDKTIELRETAEEAVVQKTARVVEEVVVGKEVSQRQQQIQDTVRHTEVDVQPLQGAATDDDTYYRNDWQTNYARLGGTYDDYAPAYRYGNEMRRDARYQGRNWDDVESDLRSDWDTRYGSSGTSTWERMKAAVRSGWDRMTS; from the coding sequence ATGCAACATACCCTAGTCGCGGTTTTCGACAACCGCACCGATGCCCAGAGCGCGATGGACGAACTGCTGGCGTCGGGCTTCACACGCGACAACGTCAACCTGTCCAGCGCCGACCTGGCCGGCACCACGACCACCACCGGCGCGACGCTCGGCACGACCCATGAGGCCCATGAAGAAGGCGTCGGCGCCTCGATCAAGCACTTCTTCGAAAACCTGTTCGGCGCCGACCACGACGAACACGCCACCCGTTATTCGAACGCCGTCACGGGCGGCCAGCACGTGCTGACCCTCACCACCGATTCCGAACCGGAAGTGGAACGCGCGGCCGACCTGATCGAGCGCTTCGGCCCGGTCGACATCGACGAGCGCCACGACCTGTCGGGCAATGCCGCCTCGCTCGGTGCGGGCGCCTACCAGCCGGCCACGTCGCCGTCCGTTTCGACCGGATCGATGCAGTCCGGCACGCAAGCCGGCAACCTGTCGGGCAACCTGTCGGGCAACCTGTCGGACAACCCGTCGGGTAACCTGTCGGGTAACCTGTCCGACAGCCGCACCGATTCGCTGCAGCGCGAGACGGCCGCCCAACCGACCGGCAACGCCGCCATCCCGGTCGTCCGCGAAGAAGTCCAGGTCGGCAAGCGACTGGTCGAACGGGGCGGCGTGCGCGTGTTCTCGCGCGTCGTCGAGACGCCCGTCAACGAAACGGTGAACCTGCGCGAGGAACACGTCAGCGTCGAGCGCCGGCCCGTGGACCAGCCGATCAACCCGGCCGACGCCACCGCGTTCAACGACAAGACGATCGAGCTGCGCGAAACGGCCGAGGAAGCCGTCGTGCAGAAAACCGCGCGCGTCGTGGAGGAAGTCGTCGTCGGCAAGGAAGTCAGCCAGCGCCAGCAGCAGATCCAGGACACGGTGCGCCATACGGAAGTCGACGTGCAGCCGCTGCAGGGCGCGGCCACCGATGACGACACCTACTACCGCAACGACTGGCAGACGAATTACGCGCGCCTCGGCGGCACCTACGACGACTACGCGCCGGCCTACCGCTACGGCAACGAGATGCGCCGCGACGCCCGCTACCAGGGCCGCAACTGGGACGACGTGGAATCCGACCTGCGCAGCGACTGGGATACGCGCTACGGCAGCAGCGGCACGTCGACGTGGGAGCGCATGAAAGCGGCCGTGCGCTCGGGGTGGGATCGGATGACGTCGTAA
- a CDS encoding GMC family oxidoreductase N-terminal domain-containing protein yields the protein MSAPPSSFDVAVAGTGPGGASVARELARAGARVLMLEAGGAAPLAGTLAQMAGMAAVPGQGAFLHRDLSLLVCALTTGGTSTINFATAAPPPAAMFAAHGIDLAPALAAWRAELPMAPLPDDLVGPMAARIMAAAQARGLAWHKLDKMIRPAGCRPGCWRCVYGCPFGAKWSARELVDDARAHGATLLTDARVTRVVLEGGRATGVEAVIKGRTKTFRAGHVVVAAGGIGSPRILRASGLLTGRVPFFSDPVVAVMGTVDGIAGGGAEVPMAAGVGMPAAGITLSDLTLPRPMYQAFAAQAGRVDRLFAHDRTLTIMVKIRDEIRGNVGPRWVDKTLHADDRRRLDDGIAIARGVLEQAGARHIFASHHFAAHPGGTVRIGDALDADLRTSTPGLSVCDASVIPAPWGLPPTLTLLCLGWRLGRHLARATARPTHPAGTVNASAVPAQAST from the coding sequence ATGTCCGCTCCCCCCTCCTCCTTCGACGTCGCCGTGGCCGGCACCGGCCCCGGCGGCGCCAGCGTCGCGCGCGAACTCGCGCGGGCCGGCGCGCGCGTGCTGATGCTGGAAGCGGGCGGCGCCGCGCCGCTCGCGGGCACGCTCGCGCAGATGGCCGGCATGGCGGCCGTGCCCGGCCAGGGCGCGTTCCTGCACCGCGACCTGTCGCTGCTCGTGTGCGCGCTGACGACGGGCGGCACATCGACGATCAACTTCGCCACCGCCGCGCCGCCGCCGGCCGCCATGTTCGCCGCCCACGGCATCGACCTGGCGCCGGCGCTGGCCGCCTGGCGCGCGGAGCTGCCGATGGCGCCGCTGCCGGACGACCTCGTCGGACCGATGGCCGCGCGCATCATGGCGGCGGCGCAGGCGCGCGGCCTCGCCTGGCACAAGCTGGACAAGATGATCCGCCCGGCCGGCTGCCGCCCGGGATGCTGGCGCTGCGTCTACGGCTGTCCGTTCGGCGCCAAGTGGTCGGCGCGCGAGCTGGTCGACGACGCCCGCGCGCACGGCGCCACGCTGCTGACGGATGCGCGCGTGACGCGCGTCGTGCTGGAAGGCGGGCGCGCAACCGGGGTCGAAGCCGTCATCAAAGGCCGGACGAAGACGTTCCGCGCCGGCCATGTCGTGGTCGCCGCCGGCGGCATCGGCAGTCCGCGCATCCTGCGGGCGTCCGGGCTGCTCACCGGTCGCGTCCCGTTCTTCAGCGATCCCGTCGTGGCCGTGATGGGCACGGTCGACGGCATCGCAGGGGGCGGCGCCGAGGTGCCGATGGCGGCCGGCGTCGGCATGCCTGCCGCCGGCATCACGCTGTCCGACCTCACGCTGCCCCGCCCCATGTACCAGGCGTTCGCGGCGCAGGCGGGCCGCGTCGATCGCCTGTTTGCCCATGACCGCACGCTGACGATCATGGTCAAGATCCGCGACGAGATCCGGGGCAACGTCGGGCCCCGCTGGGTCGACAAGACGCTGCATGCCGACGACCGCCGCCGCCTCGACGACGGCATCGCCATCGCGCGCGGGGTCCTGGAGCAGGCCGGCGCGCGCCACATCTTCGCCAGCCACCACTTCGCCGCGCATCCGGGCGGTACGGTGCGTATCGGCGATGCGCTGGATGCCGACCTGCGCACGTCCACACCCGGCCTGTCCGTCTGCGACGCGTCCGTGATCCCCGCGCCGTGGGGCCTGCCGCCGACGCTGACCCTGCTGTGCCTGGGCTGGCGCCTCGGCCGCCATCTGGCGCGCGCGACGGCCCGTCCGACACATCCAGCCGGCACCGTGAATGCATCGGCCGTCCCCGCGCAGGCGAGCACCTAG
- a CDS encoding glycoside hydrolase family 3 C-terminal domain-containing protein: MQTNIIRATALAGALCAAAAMPARAATYPFQDPNLPLRQRIANILSLMTPDEKIDALSTDSGVARLGVPSFGSTEGIHGVVQRGESKRQREPITTTQFSQPPGMGASWDPDLVREAGAVQSTEARYITQSGRYKHPMLMQWGPQSDLARDPRWGRSEEVYGEDPFLVGTMATAFTRGIQGDDPKYWRGAALLKHFLANSNENGRGNSSSDFDERLFHEYYAAPFRMAFEDGGARALMASYNAWNGTPMGVHPVLRSLVIDRWGADVISSDGGAIGNLVKLYKRYPDQKTAAVAALKAGINQYLDKYQDELRAALKEGTITVADLDEALARKFRTTVKLGLIDPPAGNPYAAIKDGPAPWDGTAHKAVSLRMALESIVLMKNDGHALPLAKDRVKRIAVIGPHADSVHWDWYGGLPPYKVTALDGIKAAVGPGVKVTFAADNAGDAAVKAARDADVAIVVVGNDPTCGPNMAHDWTDAGTKPCADPGDGREGRDRETLALAQEGLVKQVLAANRRTVMVLVSSSPYTINWAKEHVPAIVQMAHSSQDQGTALAQVLFGDYNPGGKLVATWPAAESQLPPMMDYDIRHGRTYMYFKGQPLFPFGHGLSYTTFKYAKLRTSAPALAASGSVTVDVDVTNTGRVAGDSVVELYAAWPKSQVERPRQVLVGFARVNLKPGETRTARIPLAARRLAYWNTQAGRFDVETVPVKLMVGESSADIKLTTTLPVGR, from the coding sequence ATGCAGACGAACATCATCCGCGCCACGGCCCTGGCGGGCGCGCTGTGCGCCGCCGCGGCCATGCCGGCGCGGGCCGCCACGTACCCGTTCCAGGACCCGAACCTGCCCCTGCGGCAGCGCATCGCCAATATCCTGTCGTTGATGACGCCCGACGAGAAGATCGATGCGCTGTCGACGGATTCCGGCGTGGCGCGCCTCGGCGTTCCCAGCTTCGGCAGCACCGAGGGCATCCACGGGGTCGTCCAGCGGGGCGAATCGAAGCGCCAGCGCGAGCCCATCACGACGACGCAGTTCTCGCAGCCGCCCGGCATGGGCGCCAGCTGGGATCCGGACCTCGTGCGCGAGGCCGGCGCCGTGCAGTCGACGGAGGCCCGCTACATCACGCAAAGCGGCAGATACAAGCATCCGATGCTGATGCAATGGGGCCCGCAGTCCGACCTCGCGCGCGACCCGCGCTGGGGCCGCAGCGAAGAGGTGTATGGCGAAGACCCGTTCCTCGTCGGGACGATGGCGACGGCGTTCACGCGCGGCATCCAGGGCGACGATCCGAAGTATTGGCGCGGCGCCGCATTGCTGAAGCACTTCCTCGCCAACAGCAACGAGAACGGGCGCGGCAACTCGTCGTCCGACTTCGACGAGCGCCTGTTCCACGAATACTATGCGGCGCCGTTCCGCATGGCGTTCGAGGACGGCGGCGCGCGCGCCCTGATGGCATCGTACAACGCGTGGAACGGCACGCCGATGGGCGTACATCCCGTGCTGCGCAGCCTCGTCATCGACCGGTGGGGCGCGGACGTGATCTCGAGCGACGGCGGCGCCATCGGCAACCTGGTGAAACTGTATAAACGGTATCCGGACCAGAAGACGGCGGCCGTGGCGGCCCTGAAGGCCGGCATCAACCAGTACCTCGACAAATACCAGGACGAGCTGCGCGCCGCGCTGAAGGAGGGCACCATCACCGTGGCCGACCTCGACGAGGCGCTGGCCCGCAAATTCCGCACGACGGTCAAGCTCGGTCTCATCGACCCGCCGGCCGGCAACCCCTACGCCGCCATCAAGGACGGCCCGGCCCCGTGGGACGGGACGGCGCACAAGGCCGTGTCGCTGCGCATGGCGCTGGAATCCATCGTGCTGATGAAGAACGACGGCCATGCGCTGCCGCTCGCGAAGGACCGCGTCAAGCGCATCGCCGTGATCGGCCCCCATGCGGACAGCGTACACTGGGACTGGTATGGCGGCCTGCCGCCGTACAAGGTGACGGCGCTGGACGGCATCAAGGCCGCCGTCGGCCCGGGCGTGAAGGTGACTTTTGCCGCCGACAACGCCGGCGACGCGGCCGTGAAGGCGGCGCGCGACGCGGACGTGGCCATCGTCGTCGTCGGCAACGACCCGACCTGCGGCCCGAACATGGCGCACGACTGGACGGACGCCGGCACGAAACCCTGCGCCGATCCCGGCGACGGCCGCGAGGGCCGCGACCGCGAGACGCTGGCGCTCGCGCAGGAAGGTCTCGTGAAACAGGTGCTGGCGGCGAATCGGCGCACGGTGATGGTGCTGGTGTCGAGCTCCCCGTACACGATCAACTGGGCGAAAGAGCACGTGCCCGCGATCGTGCAGATGGCGCATTCCTCGCAGGACCAGGGCACGGCGCTGGCGCAGGTGCTGTTCGGCGACTACAACCCCGGCGGCAAGCTCGTGGCGACGTGGCCGGCGGCGGAATCGCAGCTACCCCCCATGATGGACTACGATATCCGCCACGGCCGCACCTACATGTACTTCAAGGGACAGCCGCTGTTCCCGTTCGGGCACGGGCTCTCGTATACGACGTTCAAGTACGCGAAGCTGCGCACGAGCGCCCCGGCGCTGGCCGCAAGCGGCAGCGTCACCGTCGACGTCGACGTGACGAACACCGGCAGGGTGGCGGGCGACAGCGTCGTCGAGCTGTACGCGGCTTGGCCCAAGTCGCAGGTGGAGCGGCCGCGCCAGGTCCTCGTCGGCTTTGCGCGCGTGAACCTGAAACCTGGCGAGACGCGTACCGCGCGCATCCCGCTCGCGGCGCGGCGCCTCGCTTACTGGAACACCCAGGCAGGACGATTCGACGTGGAGACGGTGCCCGTGAAGCTGATGGTCGGCGAGTCGTCGGCCGACATCAAGCTGACGACGACATTGCCGGTAGGGCGCTAG
- a CDS encoding tryptophan halogenase family protein yields MTYERIVVLGGGTAGWMTAAALATGLKGKTVELVESEDIGTVGVGEATFPSIRAYHQILGISEADFLRATNGTFKLGIKFRDWRVRGEDYYHTFGDFGQLSGAEALWGQYRRHVNAGLATFGEQCLPTVMAMHDRFCAPGKDAAGFNYAYHFDASLYARFLRDHAMARGVRRTEGKVVDVARRPDGGVASLTLHDGRVIKGDLFIDCSGFASLLLGRTLGEPFVDFSRWLPVDRAWAVPSARVGEGLTPYTRATALSAGWAWRIPLQDRTGNGHVFSTRFIDEDAAREELLRQLDGEPLAEPRLLRFTTGHRARFWSHNVVGIGLATGFLEPLESTSIYLVQVGVGRLMTLLQRGGTVPEALIDAYNTGLVRQFERIRDFILLHYCLTARRDTPFWNAMAATELPETLAYKLHAWRQTGALHQYDEEGFDGHSWLAIHAGMHHWPERSDPTHAQIPLEKSLEWVRERQQQLAGAVASVSTHEEYLAHILGR; encoded by the coding sequence ATGACTTACGAACGCATCGTGGTCCTCGGCGGCGGCACGGCCGGCTGGATGACCGCAGCGGCCCTGGCCACGGGCCTCAAGGGCAAGACGGTGGAACTGGTGGAGTCGGAGGACATCGGCACGGTCGGTGTCGGCGAAGCCACGTTCCCATCGATCCGCGCCTACCACCAGATCCTCGGCATCTCCGAGGCCGACTTCCTGCGCGCCACGAACGGCACGTTCAAGCTGGGGATCAAGTTCCGCGACTGGCGCGTGCGCGGCGAAGACTACTATCACACGTTCGGCGATTTCGGCCAGTTGAGCGGGGCCGAGGCGCTGTGGGGCCAGTACCGCCGCCACGTGAACGCGGGCCTGGCCACGTTCGGCGAGCAATGCCTGCCGACCGTGATGGCGATGCACGACCGCTTCTGCGCGCCCGGCAAGGACGCCGCCGGTTTCAACTACGCCTACCACTTCGACGCCAGCCTGTACGCCCGCTTCCTGCGCGACCACGCGATGGCACGCGGCGTGCGCCGCACCGAGGGCAAGGTCGTCGACGTGGCGCGCAGGCCCGACGGCGGCGTCGCATCCCTTACGCTGCACGACGGCCGCGTCATCAAGGGGGATCTGTTCATCGACTGCTCCGGCTTCGCCTCGCTGCTGCTGGGCCGCACGCTGGGCGAACCGTTCGTGGATTTCAGCCGCTGGCTGCCCGTCGACCGCGCCTGGGCGGTGCCGTCCGCGCGCGTCGGCGAAGGCCTGACGCCCTACACCCGCGCGACGGCGCTCAGCGCCGGCTGGGCGTGGCGCATCCCGCTGCAGGACCGCACGGGCAACGGCCACGTGTTCTCCACCCGCTTCATCGACGAGGACGCGGCGCGCGAAGAGCTGCTGCGGCAGCTGGATGGCGAACCCCTTGCGGAGCCGCGCCTGCTGCGCTTCACGACGGGTCACCGCGCGCGCTTCTGGTCGCACAACGTCGTCGGCATTGGCCTCGCGACGGGCTTCCTGGAACCGCTGGAATCGACCAGCATCTACCTCGTGCAGGTCGGGGTCGGCCGCCTCATGACGTTGCTGCAGCGGGGCGGCACGGTCCCCGAGGCGCTCATCGACGCCTATAACACGGGCCTCGTGCGCCAGTTCGAACGCATCCGCGACTTCATCCTGCTGCACTACTGCCTGACCGCGCGCCGCGACACGCCGTTCTGGAACGCGATGGCGGCCACCGAACTGCCCGAGACGCTGGCGTACAAGCTGCACGCGTGGCGCCAGACCGGCGCACTGCACCAGTACGACGAGGAAGGATTCGACGGCCACAGCTGGCTCGCGATCCACGCGGGCATGCACCACTGGCCGGAACGCAGCGACCCGACGCACGCACAGATTCCCCTCGAGAAGTCGCTAGAATGGGTGCGCGAGCGCCAGCAACAGCTGGCCGGGGCGGTCGCGTCGGTGTCCACGCACGAAGAGTACCTCGCGCACATCCTCGGGCGCTGA